One genomic segment of Novisyntrophococcus fermenticellae includes these proteins:
- the iolD gene encoding 3D-(3,5/4)-trihydroxycyclohexane-1,2-dione acylhydrolase (decyclizing) produces MGDTTRMTVAQAIVKFLDRQYVSMDGVESKFVEGFFTIFGHGIAVGLGEALDTNPGQLKIMQGRNEQGMCHTAIAFAKQKNRKAIIPCASSIGPGAANMVTACATATVNNIPLLVFPADTFASRQPDPVLQQLEQSSSLATTTNDAFKPVCKYWDRINRPEQVMTALVGAMRVLTDPAETGACCIALPQDVEGESYDYPDYFFRKRIHRITRPVAVQEEIEEIADIIARAEKPLLIVGGGVRYSEAGETVERFCEEFHIPFGESQAGKSACKSSHPYCLGGIGVTGTYASNIIAQDADVVIAVGSRLSDFTTSSKHLFRNKDVKMVTINNNRFHAYKMDAVKAVGDAEATLHALAEELRSRKYLSSYKGEIEAAKAVWNKELERLGGITYTGEDFVPEIQARDPRTIPEFVRMTGGSITQTAALAAINRSISKDATIITAGGSLPSCMQRMWRTDKRGGYHAEYGYSCMGYEVAATLGVKFAEPDNEVYCVVGDSSFQMLHSEIMTIMQERKKVNILIFDNCGFGCINNLEMNHGIGSLATEFRYTDGRKPAGNLIPVDYAKIGEGYGLKTYTCKTIEELVKALEDAKQQETACLFDLKVIPKTMTDGYESWWNVGIATTSEKESVRDACAGVMKGRTEARDY; encoded by the coding sequence ATGGGAGATACAACAAGAATGACGGTTGCGCAGGCGATTGTGAAATTTCTGGACCGACAGTATGTTTCCATGGATGGAGTTGAGTCTAAATTCGTAGAAGGGTTTTTTACCATATTCGGACATGGAATTGCAGTGGGATTAGGGGAAGCACTGGATACGAATCCGGGACAGCTGAAGATTATGCAGGGAAGGAACGAACAGGGAATGTGCCATACGGCCATTGCATTTGCAAAGCAGAAGAACAGGAAGGCCATCATACCGTGTGCCTCTTCCATAGGTCCCGGAGCAGCCAATATGGTGACCGCATGTGCCACCGCTACCGTAAATAATATACCGCTTCTGGTATTTCCGGCAGATACATTTGCCTCCCGGCAGCCGGATCCCGTACTGCAGCAGCTTGAGCAAAGCAGCAGCCTGGCAACGACTACAAACGATGCATTTAAACCGGTCTGCAAGTATTGGGACAGAATCAACCGTCCGGAGCAGGTGATGACAGCGCTTGTAGGTGCCATGCGGGTGTTAACCGATCCGGCCGAAACCGGAGCCTGTTGTATCGCACTTCCCCAGGATGTAGAGGGGGAATCCTATGATTATCCGGATTATTTCTTTCGGAAACGGATTCATAGAATTACCCGTCCGGTGGCCGTACAAGAAGAAATCGAAGAGATTGCAGACATCATTGCCCGGGCAGAGAAACCCTTGCTGATTGTGGGCGGAGGTGTCCGATACTCCGAAGCAGGTGAGACAGTGGAAAGATTCTGCGAAGAGTTTCATATTCCCTTTGGGGAGAGCCAGGCGGGAAAGAGCGCCTGCAAATCCAGCCATCCTTACTGCCTGGGAGGAATCGGGGTAACCGGGACTTATGCCTCCAATATTATTGCACAGGACGCAGATGTGGTCATCGCTGTAGGCTCCCGGCTGTCTGACTTCACGACAAGTTCCAAGCACCTGTTCCGAAACAAGGATGTAAAGATGGTGACGATCAATAACAATCGCTTCCATGCCTATAAGATGGATGCAGTTAAAGCCGTGGGAGATGCGGAGGCAACACTTCATGCATTGGCGGAAGAACTGAGGAGCCGGAAGTATCTTTCTTCTTACAAAGGAGAGATAGAAGCGGCAAAAGCGGTCTGGAATAAAGAACTGGAGCGCCTGGGAGGAATTACCTATACAGGTGAAGACTTTGTGCCGGAAATTCAAGCCAGGGATCCCCGGACTATACCGGAATTTGTCAGGATGACGGGGGGAAGCATCACACAGACAGCGGCCCTTGCGGCGATTAATAGAAGTATTAGTAAAGACGCTACGATTATTACCGCAGGGGGCTCCCTTCCAAGCTGTATGCAGCGGATGTGGAGAACGGATAAAAGAGGTGGATATCATGCAGAATATGGATATTCCTGTATGGGATATGAAGTAGCGGCCACACTGGGTGTAAAATTTGCTGAGCCGGATAATGAAGTCTATTGTGTCGTGGGAGATTCCAGCTTCCAGATGCTGCACAGTGAAATTATGACCATTATGCAGGAACGAAAAAAAGTAAATATTCTGATTTTTGATAATTGTGGATTTGGATGTATTAATAATCTGGAGATGAATCATGGGATTGGCAGTCTGGCCACTGAATTTAGATATACGGATGGCAGGAAGCCTGCAGGAAATCTGATTCCTGTGGACTATGCCAAAATCGGAGAAGGATATGGTCTGAAAACCTATACCTGTAAGACCATCGAGGAATTGGTCAAGGCCCTGGAGGATGCGAAACAACAGGAGACTGCCTGCCTTTTTGATTTAAAAGTAATCCCCAAGACCATGACAGACGGATATGAATCCTGGTGGAATGTGGGCATAGCGACCACATCGGAGAAGGAAAGCGTACGGGATGCCTGTGCGGGGGTTATGAAAGGCCGCACAGAAGCGAGAGATTATTAA
- the iolC gene encoding 5-dehydro-2-deoxygluconokinase has product MSYVDFDASRPMDIALLGRVAIDFNPAYNDQVKEGFKPLKDVHMFEKYVGGSPANIAVGVTRHGMKAGFIGKVSDDQFGDFVVDYFNGEGIDTSQITRCKGGEKLGLTFTEMLSSRESSILMYRNCIADLQLHVTDIDEDYIKQTKALLISGTSLAESPSREAALKAVMLAKKNHTRIIFDIDYRAYNWKNKDEISIYYSAVAKEADIIMGSREEFDLTENLIKPGMSDEESAALWQGYHAKIVVIKHGMKGSTAYTCDGQRYSIKPFPVEARKGFGGGDGYGAGFLYGLYQGWEIIDCLEFGSAEASMMVRSNNCSDDLPGPDEVHAFIKDEKEKFGEMIARV; this is encoded by the coding sequence ATGAGCTATGTGGATTTTGACGCATCGAGACCTATGGACATTGCACTTTTGGGACGTGTGGCTATCGATTTTAATCCTGCCTATAATGATCAGGTGAAAGAGGGATTTAAGCCATTGAAGGATGTCCATATGTTTGAAAAGTATGTGGGAGGGTCGCCTGCTAATATTGCCGTGGGGGTCACCCGTCACGGAATGAAGGCGGGATTTATCGGGAAGGTATCCGATGACCAGTTCGGAGACTTCGTGGTGGACTATTTTAATGGGGAAGGAATCGATACTTCTCAGATTACCAGATGTAAGGGAGGAGAAAAACTCGGATTGACTTTTACAGAAATGCTTTCCTCCAGGGAGAGCAGTATTCTGATGTATCGGAATTGCATTGCTGATTTACAGCTTCACGTGACGGATATCGATGAAGATTACATAAAGCAGACAAAAGCACTTTTAATTTCGGGTACGTCTCTTGCGGAAAGTCCATCCAGGGAGGCGGCTTTAAAAGCCGTAATGCTGGCGAAGAAAAACCATACCAGGATTATCTTCGACATAGATTACCGGGCATATAACTGGAAAAATAAGGATGAGATTTCTATATACTACTCTGCAGTGGCTAAAGAGGCGGACATTATTATGGGTTCGCGGGAGGAATTTGACCTGACTGAAAACCTGATAAAACCAGGGATGTCTGACGAAGAATCGGCCGCTCTGTGGCAGGGATACCATGCAAAAATTGTTGTGATTAAGCATGGAATGAAAGGTTCCACTGCTTATACCTGTGACGGGCAGCGCTATTCCATTAAACCTTTTCCTGTAGAGGCCAGAAAAGGATTTGGAGGCGGTGACGGGTATGGAGCGGGATTTTTATACGGTTTATATCAGGGATGGGAGATCATTGACTGTCTGGAATTTGGTTCCGCTGAAGCTTCTATGATGGTGAGAAGTAATAATTGCTCGGATGATCTTCCGGGCCCGGATGAAGTACATGCATTTATAAAAGATGAAAAAGAAAAATTTGGCGAGATGATAGCGAGGGTATAA
- a CDS encoding LacI family DNA-binding transcriptional regulator, translating to MAGTIQQIAELAGVSRGTVDRALNHRGRVKPEVAARIEQIAHEIGYIPRQQRTLPGSENPENRVKRIGVITQLSGSSFMISVNHGIEEAREKLKNQRIEVLLRESASVDEREQLMFIDDLEAEGIDALAIMPVECDDVRLRLNHLIQERNIPVVTFNTDIVGTARSCFVGLDNRKSGQTAAGLMGLMMRGRGKVLGITGYFSNSAGSQRMDGFLEELKKGFPDVEPVGVQSSFDDTGEVEKIILNTLAAFPDLEGIFLASGGQAGVKKAFEQLKPEKRPYVIIYDLTPKNKIALKEGTVDFLIDQEGFEQGYRALSILADKLLWGKEPDREYMYTEIRIKTRYNL from the coding sequence ATGGCAGGAACGATACAGCAGATTGCAGAACTGGCAGGTGTATCCCGGGGAACAGTGGACAGAGCCCTGAATCATCGTGGGAGGGTAAAACCGGAGGTGGCTGCAAGGATTGAGCAAATTGCCCATGAAATTGGCTATATTCCAAGACAGCAGAGAACCCTGCCGGGAAGTGAAAATCCGGAAAACAGGGTAAAAAGGATAGGAGTGATTACACAATTATCCGGGTCTTCTTTTATGATTTCGGTAAATCATGGCATAGAGGAGGCAAGGGAAAAGCTGAAAAACCAGAGGATAGAGGTCTTACTGAGGGAAAGCGCTTCTGTCGATGAAAGGGAACAGCTGATGTTTATAGATGATCTTGAAGCAGAGGGGATTGATGCCCTTGCCATCATGCCGGTGGAGTGTGACGATGTTCGTCTGCGGCTCAATCATCTGATACAAGAGAGGAATATCCCTGTTGTTACATTTAATACGGATATTGTAGGAACGGCACGTAGTTGCTTCGTAGGGCTGGATAACCGGAAAAGCGGACAGACAGCTGCCGGACTTATGGGTTTGATGATGCGGGGGAGAGGAAAGGTGCTGGGCATCACAGGCTACTTTTCCAACAGTGCGGGAAGTCAAAGGATGGACGGATTTCTGGAGGAATTGAAGAAAGGATTTCCTGACGTAGAGCCGGTAGGGGTGCAGAGCAGCTTTGACGATACCGGGGAAGTCGAAAAGATTATCCTCAATACCCTGGCGGCGTTTCCGGATCTGGAAGGAATTTTTCTGGCTTCCGGGGGACAGGCAGGAGTGAAAAAGGCTTTTGAACAATTGAAACCGGAAAAGCGTCCATATGTCATTATCTATGATTTGACGCCTAAGAATAAAATAGCACTAAAGGAAGGGACTGTAGACTTTCTTATCGATCAGGAAGGTTTCGAGCAGGGATATAGAGCCTTGTCTATTCTGGCCGATAAACTCTTATGGGGCAAAGAGCCGGATCGTGAATATATGTATACGGAAATCAGAATCAAAACAAGATATAATCTTTAA